A portion of the Uloborus diversus isolate 005 unplaced genomic scaffold, Udiv.v.3.1 scaffold_14, whole genome shotgun sequence genome contains these proteins:
- the LOC129232888 gene encoding zinc finger protein 726-like has protein sequence MAHVRVHTGEKPYSCEYCSKVFSSNSVLKTHRRVHTGEKPYTCDHCSKTFSRPSTLKIHKRIHTGERPYSCEHCSKAFTQSSHLMAHMSLHTGEKPYSCKQCLKAFTRSSHLRKHMRVHTDENPFSCEVCSKSFSRLSDLKMHKRVHTGEKPYSCQHCSKAFTRSSHLLSHVIVHIGEKPYSCEYCSRACSSSSHLQRHMRAHTGEKPYSCEHCSKSFTVSANLRQHMRHHAGKKPCSC, from the exons ATGGCACATGTAAGAGTCCATACAGGTGAAAAACCATATTCGTGTGAATATTGCTCGAAGGTATTTTCTTCCAATTCAGTTTTAAAGACGCATAGGAGAGTCCACACTGGCGAGAAACCTTATACATGTGATCATTGTTCGAAGACATTTTCTCGCCCTTCAACTCTTAAGATACATAAAAGAATACACACTGGCGAAAGGCCATATTCGTGCGAACATTGTTCGAAGGCATTCACTCAATCTTCACATCTAATGGCACACATGAGtctccatactggtgaaaagccgtATTCGTGCAAACAGTGTTTGAAGGCATTCACTCGATCTTCACATTTAAGGAAACACATGAGAGTTCACACTGACGAAAATCCTTTTTCATGTGAGGTTTGTTCTAAGTCATTTTCTAGACTTTCAGATCTTAAGATGCATAAAAGAGTACACACTGGCGAAAAGCCATATTCGTGCCAACATTGTTCGAAAGCATTCACTCGATCTTCACATCTATTGTCACACGTGATTGTTCATATTggtgaaaaaccgtattcttgtgaatattgttcaagg GCATGTTCTTCGAGTTCACACTTACAGAGACATATGAGAGcccatactggtgagaaaccatattcatgtgaacattgttctAAGTCATTTACTGTATCTGCAAATTTAAGGCAACACATGAGACATCACGCCGGCAAGAAGCCCTGTTCGTGTTAA